A DNA window from Trichosurus vulpecula isolate mTriVul1 chromosome 2, mTriVul1.pri, whole genome shotgun sequence contains the following coding sequences:
- the LOC118836820 gene encoding olfactory receptor 8B8-like — MALENASSVTEFILAGLTNQPELQLPLFLLFMGIYVITIMGNLGLIILIRMNSQLHSPMYYFLFNLSFIDLCYSSVFTPKMLMNFVLMKNIISYSGCMAQLYFFCFFVISETYVLTIMAYDRYVAICNPLLYNVTMSNQVCSWLLGGAYVMGFAGAMAHTGCMLRLSFCDANIINHYMCDGLPLLQLSCTSTYVNELVVFIVVGINITVPSVTIFTSYGLILSSILNISSTEGRSKAFSTCSSHIVVVSLFFGSASFMYLQPFSSVSVDQGKIASVFYTNVGPMLNPIIYSLRNKDVKAALKRTVKRRIFSRTAAGF; from the coding sequence ATGGCTTTGGAAAATGCCTCTTCTGTGACTGAATTCATCCTTGCAGGGTTGACAAATCAACCAGAGCTCCAGCTACCCCTATTCCTCCTGTTTATGGGGATCTATGTGATCACAATAATGGGAAACCTGGGATTGATCATTTTAATCAGGATGAATTCTCAGCTTCACAGTCCTATGTACTATTTCCTCTTCAACTTATCTTTCATTGATCTCTGCTACTCCTCTGTCTTTACTCCCAAAATGTTGATGAATTTTGTCCTAATGAAAAACATTATCTCTTATTCAGGATGTATGGCACAgctctattttttctgtttttttgttatttctgaaACCTATGTGTTGACAATAATGGCTTATGATCGTTATGTTGCCATCTGTAATCCATTGCTGTATAATGTTACTATGTCCAATCAGGTGTGTTCATGGCTATTGGGTGGGGCATATGTAATGGGGTTTGCTGGTGCCATGGCCCACACTGGATGTATGCTGAGACTGTCCTTCTGTGATGCCAACATCATAAACCACTACATGTGTGATGGGCTTCCCCTCCTCCAGCTCTCCTGTACTAGCACCTATGTCAATGAGCTGGTGGTTTTCATTGTTGTGGGCATTAACATCACAGTTCCTAGTGTCACCATCTTCACCTCTTATGGTCTCATCCTGTCCAGTATCCTGAACATCAGTTCCACTGAAGGTAGATCCAAAGCCTTCAGCACCTGCAGCTCCCACATAGttgttgtttctcttttctttgggtcAGCTTCATTTATGTATCTCCAGCCCTTTTCTTCAGTATCTGTGGACCAGGGTAAAATAGCATCAGTCTTTTACACAAATGTGGGGCCTATGCTAAACCCCATCATTTATAGTCTGAGGAATAAAGATGTTAAGGCTGCCTTGAAGAGAACAGTGAAAAGAAGAATATTTTCTAGAACAGCAGCAGGATTTTAA